The proteins below come from a single Triticum aestivum cultivar Chinese Spring chromosome 5D, IWGSC CS RefSeq v2.1, whole genome shotgun sequence genomic window:
- the LOC101669853 gene encoding protein ACTIVITY OF BC1 COMPLEX KINASE 7, chloroplastic isoform X2 — MAMMMADLSFSASISNAKLPRYGNDSSLVKRSSMFRAEARSTESEKYTTNGRSRKMVPTTELMRSKGGGRARTDTVNGSLNGAVNGSTKAVINGSTNGVVNGSTRAVINGSPKVVVTGTSLVNGSNMSSLVKTQKQMSARDDPFEEELKVLPSDEGFSWAKANYNSVQRSIDIWSFVLSLRIRILFDNAKWAYPGGFSEENQKIRRRNTASWLREQVLQLGPTFIKLGQLSSTRSDLFPKEFVDELAKLQDRVPAFSPEKAKAFIEKEMGCSVDVAFKEFEDRPIAAASLGQVHRAVLHNGERVAVKVQRPGLRKLFDIDLRNLKLVAEYFQRSEKFGGPSRDWIGIYDECSKILYEEIDYINEGKNADRFRRDFRNIKWVRVPLIMWDYTTEKVLTLEYAPGIKINNLAVLDSRGYSRSLIASRSIESYLIQILKTGFFHADPHPGNLAIDKDGSLIYYDFGMMGEIKSFTRDRLLSLFYAVYEKDANKVIKALIDLEALQPTGDLSPVRRSVQYFLDNLLSQSPDQQQTLAAIGEDLFAIAQDQPFRFPSTFTFVIRAFSTLEGSPFSYILTTLQYLRIHFFR; from the exons ATGGCGATGATGATGGCTGATCTTAGCTTTTCAGCGTCTATATCGAATGCCAAACTACCAAGGTATGGAAATGACTCTTCCTTGGTTAAGAGATCTTCAATGTTCCGAGCAGAAGCCCGGTCCACAGAATCCGAGAAATATACTACCAATGGCCGATCGAGGAAGATGGTTCCAACAACCGAATTGATGAGGAGCAAGGGCGGTGGCCGTGCAAGAACAGATACAGTTAATGGTTCTCTGAATGGAGCTGTCAATGGCTCAACCAAGGCGGTCATCAACGGTTCTACAAATGGCGTTGTCAACGGTTCGACCAGAGCAGTCATTAACGGTTCTCCAAAGGTGGTTGTTACTGGGACCAGTTTGGTGAATGGCAGCAACATGTCTTCTCTAGTTAAGACCCAGAAGCAAATGAGTGCTAGAGATGACCCCTTTGAAGAGGAGCTCAAGGTTTTGCCATCTGACGAGGGATTCAGTTGGGCAAAGGCTAACTACAACTCTGTGCAGAGGAGTATAGATATCTGGTCTTTCGTGCTTTCTCTTCGAATACGTATTTTATTTGACAATGCAAAATGGGCCTATCCAGGTGGATTCTCAGAGGAAAATCAG AAAATCCGGAGGAGAAACACTGCATCATGGTTAAGAGAACAAGTATTGCAGCTTGGCCCAACTTTTATCAAGCTTGGACAGCTATCCTCCACAAGATCTGATTTGTTCCCAAAAGAATTCGTTGATGAGCTTGCAAAATTGCAG GACAGAGTACCTGCATTTTCTCCTGAGAAGGCAAAGGCTTTCATAGAGAAGGAAATGGGGTGCTCAGTTGATGTTGCGTTCAAAGAATTTGAGGACCGTCCAATAGCTGCTGCTAGTCTTGGTCAG GTACATCGTGCGGTGCTTCATAATGGAGAGAGAGTTGCAGTGAAAGTTCAACGACCAGGGCTCAGAAAACTTTTTGATATTGACCTAA GGAATCTAAAGCTAGTAGCCGAGTATTTTCAGAGAAGTGAAAAATTTGGAGGTCCTTCAAGGGACTGGATTGGTATTTATGATGAATGTTCCAA AATTTTGTATGAAGAAATTGATTACATCAATGAAGGAAAGAATGCAGACAGATTTCGTCGAGATTTCAGAAACATAAAATGGGTTCGCGTGCCA CTTATCATGTGGGATTACACAACTGAAAAGGTGTTAACCCTGGAGTATGCTCCTG GTATTAAGATAAACAACTTGGCGGTGCTAGACAGCCGGGGATATAGTCGTTCTCTGATTGCATCCCGTTCAATAGAGTCGTACCTCATTCAG ATACTGAAGACCGGTTTCTTCCATGCTGATCCTCATCCTGGAAACCTTGCCATAGACAAGGATGGCTCTCTAATATATTATGATTTTGGAATGATGGGTGAAATCAAATCATTCACTCGAGATAGATTACTCTCCTTGTTCTATGCCGTGTATGAGAAGGATGCGAACAAG GTTATAAAAGCTTTAATTGATCTGGAAGCTCTTCAGCCAACAGGAGACCTCTCGCCG GTAAGAAGGTCCGTACAATATTTCTTGGACAATCTGCTGAGCCAGTCACCGGATCAACAGCAGACTCTAGCTGCAATTGGAGAG GACTTGTTTGCaattgcgcaagatcaacctttcCGTTTTCCTTCCACATTTACGTTCGTCATAAGGGCATTCTCAACTCTTGAAGGTTCTCCATTCTCGTATATCTTGACAACATTACAATATCTACGGATCCATTTCTTTCGATAG
- the LOC101669853 gene encoding protein ACTIVITY OF BC1 COMPLEX KINASE 7, chloroplastic isoform X1: protein MAMMMADLSFSASISNAKLPRYGNDSSLVKRSSMFRAEARSTESEKYTTNGRSRKMVPTTELMRSKGGGRARTDTVNGSLNGAVNGSTKAVINGSTNGVVNGSTRAVINGSPKVVVTGTSLVNGSNMSSLVKTQKQMSARDDPFEEELKVLPSDEGFSWAKANYNSVQRSIDIWSFVLSLRIRILFDNAKWAYPGGFSEENQKIRRRNTASWLREQVLQLGPTFIKLGQLSSTRSDLFPKEFVDELAKLQDRVPAFSPEKAKAFIEKEMGCSVDVAFKEFEDRPIAAASLGQVHRAVLHNGERVAVKVQRPGLRKLFDIDLRNLKLVAEYFQRSEKFGGPSRDWIGIYDECSKILYEEIDYINEGKNADRFRRDFRNIKWVRVPLIMWDYTTEKVLTLEYAPGIKINNLAVLDSRGYSRSLIASRSIESYLIQILKTGFFHADPHPGNLAIDKDGSLIYYDFGMMGEIKSFTRDRLLSLFYAVYEKDANKVIKALIDLEALQPTGDLSPVRRSVQYFLDNLLSQSPDQQQTLAAIGEDLFAIAQDQPFRFPSTFTFVIRAFSTLEGIGYILDPDFSFVKVAAPYAQELLDLKTRRRAGPELVQEIRKQANDARDSTISMPYRIQRIEDFVGQLESGDLKLRVRVLESERAARKANVLQMATMYTAMGGTLLNIGVVMGSQGNQIVANGSFIGAGIFLALLVASMRRVKKLEKFETMM, encoded by the exons ATGGCGATGATGATGGCTGATCTTAGCTTTTCAGCGTCTATATCGAATGCCAAACTACCAAGGTATGGAAATGACTCTTCCTTGGTTAAGAGATCTTCAATGTTCCGAGCAGAAGCCCGGTCCACAGAATCCGAGAAATATACTACCAATGGCCGATCGAGGAAGATGGTTCCAACAACCGAATTGATGAGGAGCAAGGGCGGTGGCCGTGCAAGAACAGATACAGTTAATGGTTCTCTGAATGGAGCTGTCAATGGCTCAACCAAGGCGGTCATCAACGGTTCTACAAATGGCGTTGTCAACGGTTCGACCAGAGCAGTCATTAACGGTTCTCCAAAGGTGGTTGTTACTGGGACCAGTTTGGTGAATGGCAGCAACATGTCTTCTCTAGTTAAGACCCAGAAGCAAATGAGTGCTAGAGATGACCCCTTTGAAGAGGAGCTCAAGGTTTTGCCATCTGACGAGGGATTCAGTTGGGCAAAGGCTAACTACAACTCTGTGCAGAGGAGTATAGATATCTGGTCTTTCGTGCTTTCTCTTCGAATACGTATTTTATTTGACAATGCAAAATGGGCCTATCCAGGTGGATTCTCAGAGGAAAATCAG AAAATCCGGAGGAGAAACACTGCATCATGGTTAAGAGAACAAGTATTGCAGCTTGGCCCAACTTTTATCAAGCTTGGACAGCTATCCTCCACAAGATCTGATTTGTTCCCAAAAGAATTCGTTGATGAGCTTGCAAAATTGCAG GACAGAGTACCTGCATTTTCTCCTGAGAAGGCAAAGGCTTTCATAGAGAAGGAAATGGGGTGCTCAGTTGATGTTGCGTTCAAAGAATTTGAGGACCGTCCAATAGCTGCTGCTAGTCTTGGTCAG GTACATCGTGCGGTGCTTCATAATGGAGAGAGAGTTGCAGTGAAAGTTCAACGACCAGGGCTCAGAAAACTTTTTGATATTGACCTAA GGAATCTAAAGCTAGTAGCCGAGTATTTTCAGAGAAGTGAAAAATTTGGAGGTCCTTCAAGGGACTGGATTGGTATTTATGATGAATGTTCCAA AATTTTGTATGAAGAAATTGATTACATCAATGAAGGAAAGAATGCAGACAGATTTCGTCGAGATTTCAGAAACATAAAATGGGTTCGCGTGCCA CTTATCATGTGGGATTACACAACTGAAAAGGTGTTAACCCTGGAGTATGCTCCTG GTATTAAGATAAACAACTTGGCGGTGCTAGACAGCCGGGGATATAGTCGTTCTCTGATTGCATCCCGTTCAATAGAGTCGTACCTCATTCAG ATACTGAAGACCGGTTTCTTCCATGCTGATCCTCATCCTGGAAACCTTGCCATAGACAAGGATGGCTCTCTAATATATTATGATTTTGGAATGATGGGTGAAATCAAATCATTCACTCGAGATAGATTACTCTCCTTGTTCTATGCCGTGTATGAGAAGGATGCGAACAAG GTTATAAAAGCTTTAATTGATCTGGAAGCTCTTCAGCCAACAGGAGACCTCTCGCCG GTAAGAAGGTCCGTACAATATTTCTTGGACAATCTGCTGAGCCAGTCACCGGATCAACAGCAGACTCTAGCTGCAATTGGAGAG GACTTGTTTGCaattgcgcaagatcaacctttcCGTTTTCCTTCCACATTTACGTTCGTCATAAGGGCATTCTCAACTCTTGAAG GCATCGGGTACATACTGGATCCTGATTTTTCCTTTGTCAAAGTTGCTGCACCATATGCACAG GAACTGCTAGACTTGAAAACGAGACGAAGAGCTGGACCTGAATTAGTCCAGGAGATAAGAAAGCAAGCAAATGAT GCCCGTGATTCTACGATCTCAATGCCCTACAGAATCCAACGGATCGAGGATTTTGTGGGGCAACTCGAGTCGGGTGATCTGAAACTCAGAGTCAGAGTACTTGAG TCGGAACGAGCTGCTCGTAAAGCTAACGTACTTCAGATGGCGACCATGTATACAGCCATGGGTGGTACTCTCTTGAATATTGGGGTCGTCATGGGTAGTCAAGGAAACCAAATAGTCGCAAATGGGTCTTTCATCGGCGCAG GCATTTTCTTGGCATTATTGGTTGCATCTATGCGAAGAGTGAAGAAACTCGAGAAATTCGAGACGATGATGTGA
- the LOC123120847 gene encoding coatomer subunit zeta-2, whose product MGEFSKESCPSVKNILLLDSEGKRVAVKYFSDDWPNNASRLTFEKSIFTKTLKTNARSEAEITLLDGYIIVYKFVQDLHFFVTAGDDENELIIANVLQGFADSVGLLLRGDVEKRTALENLDLILLCIDEIIDGGIILETDANTIAGKVATNAADGSVPFSEQTISQALATAREHFARSLLK is encoded by the exons ATGGGGGAATTCTCCAAG GAATCTTGCCCTTCTGTGAAGAACATTTTGCTACTGGATTCTGAGGGGAAGCGTGTTGCTGTGAAGTACTTCTCGGATGATTGGCCGAATAACGCATCTAGGTTGACCTTTGAGAAGTCCATTTTCACTAAAACTCTGAAGACAAATGCACGCTCCGAAG CTGAGATAACATTGCTTGATGGTTATATTATTGTTTACAAGTTTGTACAAGACCTTCACTTTTTCGTCACTGCCGGAGATGATGAAAATGAGCTCATCATAGCAAATGTGCTACAGGGTTTTGCTGATTCGGTCGGTCTTCTACTCAG GGGTGATGTTGAGAAGAGGACTGCACTTGAGAACTTGGACTTGATACTTCTCTGCATTGATGAGATTATTGATGGCGG cATAATTCTTGAAACAGATGCGAACACCATTGCGGGGAAGGTTGCAACCAATGCTGCTGATGGTTCTGTTCCCTTCTCTGAGCAG ACAATATCTCAAGCTCTGGCCACAGCCAGGGAACACTTTGCAAGATCTCTTCTGAAATGA
- the LOC123120496 gene encoding puromycin-sensitive aminopeptidase, with product MARRLIRPAAACQGCSLVKAGFLGVVSPLHYQRLPYSSSKRGSPGNKYSGCLANLTKEGSHWTGTRSNPLLSLHSSKFVSKRTACLIATGPSPAATEEPEMDLPKEIFLKDYKKPDYLFDTVDLEFQLGDEKTMVTSKIAVSPGNEGNSSPLTLHGCDLKLLSIKINGTELKSDKYTVDPRHLTILTPPAGVFNMEIVTEIYPQLNTSLEGLYRSTGNFCTQCEAEGFRKITYFQDRPDVMAKYTCRIEGDKTLYPVLLSNGNLIEQGDLEGGKHYALWEDPFKKPCYLFALVAGQLECREDSFVTCSGRKVTLRIWTPAQDLPKTSHAMYSLKEAMKWDEEVFGLEYDLDLFNIVVVPDFNMGAMENKSLNVFQSRLVLASPEAATDGDYAAILGVIGHEYFHNWTGNRVTCRDWFQLTLKEGLTVFRDQEFSSDLGCRTVKRIADVSKLRSYQFPQDAGPMAHPIRPLSYIKMDNFYTVTVYEKGAEVVRMYKTMFGASGFRKGMDLYFQRHDGQAVTCEDFYAAMCDANNAHLPNFLQWYSQAGTPTVKVTSSYDEGSQAFSLKLSQEVPPTPGQPMKEPMFIPVAVGLVDSTGKDMPLTSIYSDGMVQTLSNDGHPIFTTVLQFKKKEEEFIFKNVPERPVPSLLRGYSAPIRLDSDLTESDLYFLLANDSDEFNRWEAGQILARKLMFSLVADFQQQKTLALNTKFVDGLRAILQSTSLDKEFIAKAITLPGQGEIMDMMSIADPDAVHAVRTFIKKELAFQLKDDLLAAVTSNRSSEAYAFDHDSVARRALKNTCLAYLASLNEPDVTELALNEYKSATNMTEQFAALAALSQNPGQVREDALLDFYNKWQQDYLVVSKWFALQATSDIPGNVANVQKLLAHPAFDMWNPNKVYSLIGGFCGSPVSFHAKDGSGYKFLGEVVLQLDKINPQVASRMVSAFSRWRNMMRPDKPWLRGVKAGIT from the exons TATCAAAGATTGCCTTACTCCTCTTCAAAGAGAGGTTCCCCAGGGAATAAGTACTCTGGCTGCCTCGCTAATTTAACAAAGGAG GGTTCACACTGGACAGGAACAAGGTCCAATCCTTTGTTGTCGTTACAT AGTTCAAAGTTTGTCAGCAAGAGGACAGCTTGTTTGATTGCAACAGGGCCATCTCCTGCTGCAACTGAAGAACCAGAGATGGACCTTCCAAAGGAGATATTCTTGAAAGACTACAAAAAACCTGACTACTTGTTTGACACG GTGGATTTAGAATTTCAACTTGGTGATGAAAAGACCATGGTTACTTCTAAAATAGCTGTATCTCCAGGCAATGAAG GCAACTCATCTCCACTCACTCTTCACGGATGTGATCTAAAGCTGTTATCAATCAAAATCAATGGCACAGAGCTGAAG AGTGACAAGTATACAGTTGATCCACGCCATCTGACGATTTTGACACCACCTGCTGGTGTATTCAACATGGAAATTGTTACGGAGATTTATCCTCAGCTCAACACATCTTTGGAG GGTTTGTACAGGTCGACTGGTAATTTTTGCACCCAATGTGAAGCAGAAGGATTCCGGAAAATTACCTACTTTCAG GATCGCCCGGATGTGATGGCAAAATATACTTGTCGTATTGAAGGTGATAAAACTCTGTATCCGGTGTTGTTGTCTAACGGCAATCTTATCGAACAGGGTGATCTTGAG GGTGGAAAGCATTACGCACTATGGGAGGACCCATTCAAGAAACCATGCTACTTGTTTGCGCTAGTTGCTGGTCAGTTGGAGTGCCGGGAGGACTCATTTGTTACATGTTCTGGCCGCAAAGTTACACTTCGAATTTGGACTCCTGCTCAAGATTTGCCAAAAACATCCCATGCTATGTATTCTCTTAAAGAAGCTATGAAATGGGATGAGGAG GTTTTTGGTCTTGAATATGATCTTGATTTGTTCAACATTGTTGTTGTTCCTGATTTCAATAT GGGAGCAATGGAAAACAAGAGCTTGAAT GTATTTCAATCTAGACTTGTGCTAGCATCACCAGAAGCTGCCACTGATGGTGATTATGCTGCAATTTTGGGTGTCATTGGACATGAG TATTTCCACAACTGGACTGGGAATAG AGTGACTTGCCGTGATTGGTTCCAACTAACGTTGAAAGAAGGACTAACTGTCTTCAGGGATCAG GAATTCTCATCAGATCTTGGCTGTCGCACAGTAAAGCGCATAGCTGATGTCTCTAAACTTAGATCCTATCAATTCCCTCAG GATGCTGGGCCTATGGCACATCCTATTCGCCCCCTTTCATATATCAAG ATGGACAACTTCTATACTG TCACG GTTTACGAAAAG GGTGCTGAAGTCGTCAGGATGTACAAGACAATGTTTGGAGCTTCAGGGTTTCGAAAG GGCATGGATCTTTACTTCCAAAGGCATGATGGACAAGCCGTGACTTGTGAAGACTTTTACGCAGCCATGTGTGATGCAAATAATGCACACTTGCCGAACTTTTTACAATG GTACTCTCAAGCAGGTACACCTACTGTAAAGGTAACTTCGTCATATGATGAAGGTTCCCAGGCATTCTCTTTGAAATTAAG TCAAGAAGTGCCACCTACCCCTGGCCAACCGATGAAAGAGCCAATGTTCATACCTGTTGCTGTTGGACTTGTTGATTCGACCGGAAAAGATATGCCCCTGACTTCCATCTACAGTGACGGAATGGTCCAAACACTCTCTAATGATGGTCATCCAATCTTCACCACAGTGCTTCAGTTTAAGAAG AAGGAGGAAGAGTTTATATTTAAAAATGTGCCTGAGAGACCAGTTCCTTCCTTGTTGAGGGGATACAGTGCTCCCATCCGTCTTGATTCTGATCTGACTGAGAGTGACTTATATTTCTTACTTGCTAATGATTCAGATGAATTTAACAG ATGGGAAGCAGGTCAAATATTGGCACGCAAATTGATGTTCAGTCTTGTGGCTGACTTCCAACAACAGAAAACACTGGCGCTAAATACAAAATTTGTTGATGGACTTAGAGCAATCCTGCAAAGCACAAGCTTGGATAAA GAATTCATTGCAAAAGCAATAACTCTGCCTGGTCAAGGTGAGATTATGGATATGATGTCAATTGCAGATCCTGATGCAGTTCATGCTGTCCGGACCTTTATTAAGAAAGAACTAGCCTTTCAACTCAAGGACGATCTTCTCGCAGCT GTAACAAGCAACAGAAGTTCTGAAGCTTATGCTTTTGACCATGATAGCGTGGCTCGCCGTGCATTGAAAAATACATGTCTCG CTTATCTTGCATCCCTGAATGAGCCAGATGTCACTGAACTTGCATTAAATGAGTACAAGTCTGCTACTAACATGACCGAGCAGTTTGCTGCATTAGCAGCATTGTCTCAAAATCCAGGTCAAGTCCGTGAGGATGCCCTTTTGGACTTCTATAACAAATGGCAGCAAGATTATTTG GTTGTAAGCAAGTGGTTTGCTCTTCAAGCTACCTCGGACATTCCTGGAAATGTAGCCAATGTTCAAAAGTTACTGGCTCATCCTGCTTTTGACATGTGGAATCCGAACAAG GTATACTCCTTAATTGGAGGATTTTGTGGGTCACCTGTGAGTTTTCACGCGAAAGATGGTTCTGGCTACAAGTTCTTGGGTGAAGTTGTCTTACAGCTCGACAAAATAAATCCTCAG GTGGCATCCCGCATGGTTTCAGCGTTCTCTCGATGGAGGAATATGATGAGACCAGACAAGCCTTGGCTAAG AGGCGTTAAGGCTGGTATAACTTAA